Proteins co-encoded in one Archangium lipolyticum genomic window:
- a CDS encoding class I SAM-dependent methyltransferase, translating into MAGNDARGRTPLSLVGQEPDLVFYTRQATERGGPVLVLGSATGRVAWSLAEHGLSVLGVDPSERMVRAAEESRASVSAEVAGRVRFLLADPRSLRESERFPVVLAPQNALGLMGSHDDLEAFLATVRHHLVPGGLFVYDVLNPSTEPASSQNRDDDDPGAALEPRRPGFAFHLRERRQPGSPLGIRRLKLKPFSVEELDAAMAASGLTPRERYGRFDGKPFDPEDSRHIGVAEG; encoded by the coding sequence ATGGCCGGAAACGACGCGCGCGGCCGCACGCCGCTCTCCCTCGTCGGGCAGGAGCCCGACCTTGTCTTCTACACCCGCCAGGCGACCGAGCGTGGTGGGCCCGTACTGGTGCTGGGCTCGGCCACCGGACGCGTGGCCTGGTCGCTGGCCGAGCACGGGCTGTCCGTGCTGGGGGTGGACCCCTCGGAGCGGATGGTGCGTGCCGCCGAGGAGTCCCGGGCCTCGGTGTCGGCCGAGGTGGCCGGCCGCGTGCGCTTCCTCCTCGCGGATCCTCGCTCCCTGCGCGAGTCCGAGCGCTTCCCCGTGGTGCTCGCGCCCCAGAACGCCCTGGGGTTGATGGGCTCGCACGACGACCTCGAGGCCTTCCTGGCCACCGTGCGCCACCACCTCGTCCCCGGGGGCCTCTTCGTCTACGACGTGCTCAACCCTTCCACCGAGCCCGCTTCCTCGCAGAACCGCGACGATGATGACCCCGGCGCCGCGCTCGAGCCGCGCCGGCCGGGGTTCGCCTTCCACCTGCGCGAGCGCCGGCAGCCCGGCTCGCCGCTCGGCATCCGCCGCCTCAAGTTGAAGCCCTTCTCCGTGGAGGAGCTGGACGCGGCGATGGCGGCCAGCGGCCTCACCCCCCGCGAGCGCTACGGGCGCTTCGACGGCAAGCCGTTCGACCCCGAGGACTCGCGGCACATCGGCGTGGCGGAGGGGTAG
- a CDS encoding amidohydrolase family protein: MRYRHLSLLLLTSCATVSTSASSPSEPTAKGASSPARVWRQERAVVVRHATVMPASGPAIEDGAIAFADGKILAVGRNADVTTPPGAEEVDGTGLYVTPGIIDSHSHLGVYASPDTSSTSDGNEATAPVTAEISAEHGFWPQDPGLRRAVAGGVTSLLVLPGSANLIGGRGFPVKLHFGRSAAEMRFPGAKDGLKMACGENPRRVYGAFQRRAPSTRMGNVAGFRQAFSRAREYMEKWDAWEKKKGKEAGPAPLRDLQQESLVEVMRGNILVQNHCYRADEMAVMLQVADEFGFSIRSFHHALEAYKLRDQLAAKNVAVSTWADWWGFKMEAWDGIPQNAGLVSQAGGRAVIHSDSALGIQRLNQEAGKAMWRARESGIPITEEEALRWVTLHPAWVMGVEDRTGSLEKGKMADVVLWKNHPLSVYARAQRVWADGVVTYDVTSGPLDASDFEAGERAGASARLVAQPSAVPALKDAGLDTRCDPMKDAACVRPLEVKAGTCTAFQDVAVLSNGTWQAHASVLVENGKVTRVRTGALDALPAGCRSVEGKGRVLAPGFVDPLTGLGVVEVGAEESSVDDTLRGEAAREPIRAALRIVDGFNPAAETLPVARLGGVVAAGVIPSGGLVSGQSAWVTTDGSVRRAPLALHIQLGLSGRDAVSGSRALMLERLREVLFDARAYNTRKSEFEQNRMRALAASRLDLEALQPALAGTMPVVVTANRVSDIRAALALGREFGLKLIIAGGREAWMVAPELAAAKVPVVVQPTQNLPSTFEGLNSRLDSAALLNGAGVKVLISTLGETHMVRTLAQEAGNAVAWGLPYADALRAITSNVTEAFGLEGGQVAPGQVADLVLWNGDPLDVSSRPLGMWVGGKQVPLTSRQQALFEKYQKLAK; this comes from the coding sequence ATGCGCTATCGCCACCTCTCCCTGTTGTTATTGACCTCTTGCGCGACCGTCTCCACCAGCGCTTCGTCCCCGTCCGAGCCCACCGCGAAGGGGGCTTCCTCTCCCGCGCGCGTGTGGCGCCAGGAGCGAGCGGTGGTGGTGCGGCATGCCACGGTGATGCCCGCCTCGGGCCCGGCCATCGAGGACGGGGCCATTGCCTTCGCGGACGGGAAGATCCTGGCCGTGGGGCGTAACGCGGATGTGACCACTCCGCCCGGGGCCGAGGAGGTGGACGGTACGGGCCTCTATGTGACTCCCGGTATCATTGACTCGCACAGCCACCTGGGCGTGTATGCCTCGCCGGATACCAGCTCCACCAGCGACGGGAACGAGGCCACCGCCCCGGTGACGGCGGAGATCTCCGCCGAGCACGGCTTCTGGCCGCAGGACCCGGGGCTGCGCCGCGCGGTGGCCGGTGGAGTCACCTCCCTGCTGGTGCTGCCGGGCAGCGCCAACCTCATTGGCGGGCGCGGCTTCCCGGTGAAGCTGCACTTCGGCCGCTCGGCGGCGGAGATGCGCTTTCCCGGAGCGAAGGACGGCCTGAAGATGGCTTGCGGCGAGAATCCCCGCCGGGTGTACGGAGCCTTTCAGCGGCGTGCCCCCTCCACGCGCATGGGCAACGTGGCCGGCTTCCGGCAGGCCTTCTCCCGGGCGCGCGAGTACATGGAGAAGTGGGACGCTTGGGAAAAGAAGAAGGGGAAGGAGGCCGGGCCCGCCCCGCTCCGGGACTTGCAGCAGGAGTCGCTGGTGGAGGTGATGCGCGGCAACATCCTCGTGCAGAACCACTGCTACCGCGCGGACGAGATGGCGGTGATGCTCCAGGTGGCCGACGAGTTCGGCTTCTCCATCCGCTCCTTCCACCACGCGCTGGAGGCCTACAAGCTGCGCGACCAGCTGGCGGCGAAGAACGTGGCGGTGTCCACGTGGGCGGACTGGTGGGGCTTCAAGATGGAGGCCTGGGATGGGATTCCCCAGAACGCGGGCCTGGTGTCGCAGGCGGGAGGGCGTGCCGTCATCCACTCGGACTCGGCGCTGGGCATCCAGCGGCTCAACCAGGAGGCGGGCAAGGCGATGTGGCGGGCGCGCGAGTCCGGCATCCCCATCACCGAGGAGGAGGCGCTGCGCTGGGTGACGCTGCACCCCGCGTGGGTGATGGGCGTGGAAGACAGGACGGGCTCGCTGGAGAAGGGGAAGATGGCGGACGTGGTGTTGTGGAAGAACCACCCGCTCTCCGTGTACGCCCGCGCGCAACGTGTCTGGGCGGACGGTGTCGTCACCTATGACGTGACGAGCGGCCCCCTGGATGCGAGCGACTTCGAGGCGGGAGAGCGCGCCGGGGCCTCGGCGAGGCTGGTGGCGCAGCCCTCGGCCGTGCCGGCCCTGAAGGACGCGGGGCTCGACACCCGGTGCGACCCCATGAAGGACGCGGCCTGTGTCCGGCCGCTGGAGGTGAAGGCCGGCACGTGCACGGCGTTCCAGGACGTGGCCGTCCTCTCCAACGGTACGTGGCAGGCGCACGCCTCGGTGCTGGTGGAGAACGGGAAGGTGACGCGGGTGCGGACGGGGGCGCTCGACGCGCTGCCCGCGGGGTGCCGCTCGGTGGAGGGCAAGGGCCGGGTGCTGGCGCCGGGCTTCGTGGATCCGCTCACCGGCCTGGGCGTGGTGGAGGTGGGGGCAGAGGAGTCCTCGGTGGACGACACCCTGCGGGGCGAGGCGGCCAGGGAGCCCATCCGGGCGGCGCTGCGCATCGTCGACGGCTTCAACCCCGCCGCGGAGACGCTCCCCGTGGCGCGGCTGGGCGGGGTGGTCGCGGCGGGCGTGATTCCGTCGGGCGGGCTGGTGTCCGGGCAGAGCGCGTGGGTGACGACGGACGGCTCGGTGCGCCGCGCGCCGCTGGCCCTGCACATCCAACTGGGGCTCTCCGGCCGTGACGCGGTGTCCGGCTCGCGCGCCCTGATGCTGGAGCGCCTGCGCGAGGTGCTGTTCGATGCGCGCGCGTACAACACCCGGAAGAGTGAGTTCGAGCAGAACCGGATGCGCGCGCTGGCCGCGAGCCGGCTGGACTTGGAGGCGCTGCAGCCCGCGCTGGCGGGCACGATGCCGGTGGTGGTGACGGCCAACCGGGTGTCGGACATCCGCGCGGCGTTGGCGCTCGGGCGCGAGTTCGGGCTGAAGCTGATCATCGCCGGTGGGCGCGAGGCGTGGATGGTGGCGCCGGAGCTGGCGGCGGCGAAGGTGCCCGTGGTGGTGCAGCCCACGCAGAACCTGCCCTCGACATTCGAGGGGCTGAACAGCCGGTTGGACTCGGCGGCGCTGCTGAATGGGGCGGGGGTGAAGGTGCTCATCTCCACGCTGGGTGAGACGCACATGGTGCGGACGCTGGCGCAGGAGGCGGGCAACGCGGTGGCGTGGGGCCTGCCGTACGCGGACGCGCTGCGAGCCATCACCTCCAACGTGACGGAGGCCTTCGGATTGGAGGGGGGCCAGGTGGCGCCGGGTCAGGTGGCGGATCTGGTGTTGTGGAATGGAGACCCGCTGGATGTGAGCAGCCGGCCGCTGGGAATGTGGGTGGGAGGGAAGCAGGTGCCGCTCACCAGCCGTCAGCAGGCGCTGTTCGAGAAGTACCAGAAGCTGGCGAAGTAG
- a CDS encoding ligand-binding sensor domain-containing protein codes for MKGGWRWATALVVTGAMWAGCKQAGDDRSERGNPGLDSPRVEEETPKPVPAPDAGTDGGGTPDAGTPPPLDAGTPPPADAGTPPPPDAGTPPPPPEEAIEFTSPPGWQFFGTQHGGPRRVYGVSADEGGNVWVAGGEDGLFLLQPGATQYRRFTMDDGLHPYGYMADGSDAPGPRYLKVISVAGGPAGTVFVGYEGRPGKGKDHCEDNWDRDDGIAPDPSRYKSGDADKVTLRADGTLEVVHYDIFSGPNVVSAEKRGREKLCNILRIAYDKNTQSVWFGGNHGFARGDARFTGNNTCNGQLSCAGVLEHVHPAINALNDKGDYVLLTDAYYGVAVHSSGDVFFGGSNRTTRFRYGTNGRDYWTAQSQTEDAPYIWNRFDLWPDKVGEPGAPKPNERVDDNVSGLAVADDNTIWVSSFSKGLARMNAEGGDVHYVSVGVPQLSAVAVDSLDGSVWTGARWIGALYRVQNGGVRTYCIEFGTRLCSSRISDIQVHGQGSGRRILVGFLGSDENRIPGAVGIYTGN; via the coding sequence ATGAAGGGTGGATGGCGGTGGGCGACGGCGCTCGTCGTGACGGGCGCGATGTGGGCGGGCTGCAAGCAGGCGGGGGATGACCGGTCGGAGCGCGGCAACCCCGGACTGGATTCTCCCCGGGTCGAGGAGGAGACACCGAAGCCGGTTCCGGCTCCCGACGCGGGGACGGATGGTGGGGGAACGCCCGACGCGGGCACTCCGCCGCCGCTGGACGCGGGGACGCCGCCGCCTGCCGACGCGGGGACGCCACCTCCCCCCGACGCGGGCACTCCACCGCCTCCTCCCGAGGAGGCCATCGAGTTCACCTCACCCCCGGGCTGGCAGTTCTTCGGCACCCAGCACGGCGGCCCCCGGCGCGTCTACGGGGTGTCGGCGGACGAGGGGGGCAATGTCTGGGTGGCCGGTGGCGAGGACGGCCTCTTCCTGCTCCAGCCGGGCGCCACGCAGTACCGGCGCTTCACCATGGATGATGGGCTGCACCCCTACGGCTACATGGCGGACGGCAGCGACGCGCCCGGGCCCAGGTACCTCAAGGTCATCTCGGTGGCGGGCGGCCCGGCCGGCACCGTCTTCGTGGGCTACGAGGGCCGGCCCGGCAAGGGCAAGGACCACTGCGAGGACAACTGGGACCGCGATGACGGCATCGCCCCGGATCCGTCCCGCTACAAGAGCGGTGACGCGGACAAGGTGACGCTGCGCGCGGACGGCACCCTCGAGGTGGTCCACTACGACATCTTCTCCGGTCCGAACGTGGTGAGCGCCGAGAAGCGCGGCCGCGAGAAGCTCTGCAACATCCTGCGCATCGCGTACGACAAGAACACGCAGAGCGTCTGGTTCGGCGGCAACCACGGCTTCGCCCGCGGCGACGCGCGCTTCACCGGCAACAACACCTGCAACGGGCAGCTCTCCTGCGCCGGCGTCTTGGAGCACGTGCACCCCGCCATCAACGCCCTCAACGACAAGGGTGACTACGTCCTCCTCACCGACGCCTATTACGGTGTGGCGGTCCACTCCAGCGGCGATGTCTTCTTCGGCGGCTCCAACCGCACCACGCGCTTCCGCTACGGCACCAACGGCCGCGACTACTGGACCGCTCAGTCCCAGACGGAGGATGCCCCCTACATCTGGAACCGCTTCGACCTCTGGCCGGACAAGGTGGGCGAGCCGGGCGCTCCCAAGCCCAACGAGCGCGTGGACGACAACGTGTCCGGCCTGGCCGTGGCGGACGACAACACCATCTGGGTGAGCTCGTTCAGCAAGGGGCTCGCGCGAATGAACGCCGAGGGCGGTGACGTCCACTACGTCAGCGTGGGCGTCCCCCAGCTGTCCGCCGTGGCCGTGGACTCGCTCGACGGCAGCGTGTGGACCGGCGCCCGCTGGATCGGCGCCCTCTACCGGGTGCAGAACGGCGGCGTGCGGACCTACTGCATCGAGTTCGGCACCCGGCTCTGCTCCAGCCGCATCTCCGACATCCAGGTCCACGGCCAGGGCTCCGGCCGCCGCATCCTCGTGGGCTTCCTCGGCAGCGACGAGAACCGCATCCCCGGTGCCGTCGGCATCTACACCGGGAACTGA